The following coding sequences are from one Humulus lupulus chromosome X, drHumLupu1.1, whole genome shotgun sequence window:
- the LOC133804002 gene encoding ankyrin repeat-containing protein At2g01680-like, with the protein MDDYQIVNAKDDYGMTVLHLAVTNKQIETVKFLLTNTKIEVNAVNANKFTALDILAQSQRSEKDFDILESLHSMGASRATDQPLPMDHHHKPIKASTHHHHHHVQQDKATTKPRNWLTKKRESLMVVASLIATMAFQAGTTPPGGLWQDNSSSSTAANSPSYDHLAGESVMAYNDSDFLYHCYLISNTVGFVGSLSIILLFVTGLPFCHRFLMWVSTIILWVTITAMTATYTIAIWVAAPHNDMNIVRHMLLYLILSWAGVMVVVALLHMINIVNKFFKWLGNITMVRRKKFVYGDGAASL; encoded by the exons ATGGATGATTACCAGATTGTGAATGCCAAAGATGATTATGGCATGACTGTTTTGCATTTGGCGGTCACTAATAAGCAAATTGAG ACAGTGAAGTTTTTGCTTACAAACACTAAAATTGAAGTCAACGCAGTCAATGCAAACAAGTTCACTGCACTGGACATCTTAGCACAGAGCCAAAGGAGTGAGAAAGACTTTGACATCTTAGAGTCTCTTCATTCAATGGGAGCATCACGAGCCACAGATCAACCCTTACCTATGGATCATCATCATAAGCCTATTAAAGCCTcaactcatcatcatcatcaccatgtTCAACAAGACAAAGCTACAACAAAGCCAAGAAACTGGCTAACCAAAAAGAGAGAATCCCTAATGGTGGTGGCATCCCTTATCGCCACCATGGCTTTCCAAGCCGGAACAACTCCTCCCGGCGGTCTCTGGCAAGATAACTCCTCCTCATCCACGGCGGCGAACTCTCCTTCTTATGATCACTTAGCCGGAGAGTCAGTAATGGCTTATAATGACAGTGATTTTTTATACCATTGTTACTTAATTTCTAACACTGTGGGCTTTGTTGGATCACTGAGCATAATCTTGCTATTCGTTACTGGGTTGCCCTTTTGCCACAGATTCTTGATGTGGGTCTCCACGATAATTTTGTGGGTGACTATAACAGCCATGACTGCTACTTACACCATTGCCATTTGGGTTGCTGCTCCACACAATGATATGAACATTGTTCGTCATATGTTATTGTATTTGATACTAAGCTGGGCTGGAGTGATGGTTGTGGTTGCACTGCTCCATATGATCAATATTGTCAACAAGTTTTTTAAATGGTTGGGAAATATTACCATGGTTAGAAGAAAGAAATTTGTTTATGGCGATGGGGCAGCATCACTTTGA
- the LOC133804003 gene encoding ankyrin repeat-containing protein NPR4-like — translation MERVFSLLYKAAREGNVTTLRQLLEQDSLILDRLIIINNNGFSETPLHVAAMLGHADFVKEIITHKPELAKELDIWRSTPLHLAVAKGHLETVRVLLSTADHELMSSTWDGEGRNPLHLAAMRRRLDVLRELLKVAPEGIWVNLKD, via the coding sequence ATGGAGAGAGTGTTTAGCTTGCTTTACAAAGCTGCACGAGAAGGGAATGTCACCACTTTACGACAACTTCTTGAACAAGACAGTTTGATTCTCGATAGGCtcatcatcatcaacaacaatGGTTTCTCAGAGACTCCACTTCATGTGGCGGCCATGCTCGGCCATGCAGATTTTGTCAAGGAGATCATCACTCACAAGCCCGAACTCGCCAAGGAACTTGACATTTGGCGCTCAACGCCACTCCACCTAGCAGTGGCGAAAGGCCACCTTGAGACGGTCAGAGTACTGCTTTCCACGGCtgatcacgagctcatgtcttctACTTGGGATGGAGAAGGGAGAAATCCTCTCCACCTTGCGGCCATGAGACGGCGACTCGATGTGCTGAGAGAGCTGCTCAAAGTGGCTCCCGAGGGTATTTGGGTCAATTTGAAGGATTGA